The Phragmitibacter flavus genome contains a region encoding:
- a CDS encoding hybrid sensor histidine kinase/response regulator, giving the protein MAAVSSLTCDPPRPRQASTPGQADPLKAAHLASFYLRTALDQSTEGVMILQPAHDEVVGPKVIFSNSRMAMLSGADPRSGMRGTLLKDLLPGDAEYADLLEALHQADRQGGAGQWVGDLRTCYGQRTQRCHWRIRAVQNDFGRLQNYTLTVTPAKPEPTATAALQSSSNNEAQDARRMRNDNLATMSQGVLHDLNNLLGIIMTNLSAVSQWGEGNEQAAHHVQEALDAAAQAREFTTQTLRMAKDVPATREPLELAQIVREATRIAQSGSGVKLHMHVPKDLWWTVADRSSLAQVVQNLVINGIQAMNNSGSMDVGARNVMVPQGHSLLQPGPYVEVLVRDRGCGMPPDLLTRVMHEPFTTKAQGNGIGLTTCRRVIEEHGGKMHISSMSGIGTEVHFWLPASNPLLAPVETIQEKNELIRGTGSVLVVDDEDRLRQVIVTVLKQCGYRVYEAPGGSEAVDLYRNLMRQGQEIDLVIMDLTLKGGLSGEESMRGIRSLNTSAKVIASSGGLVEETREHYLQLGFCDILPKPYLAPDVAALVHHHILQIHHAAPQSQSRAA; this is encoded by the coding sequence ATGGCTGCCGTGTCGTCCCTCACCTGTGATCCCCCCCGCCCGCGACAGGCTTCCACGCCTGGCCAGGCTGATCCGTTGAAGGCCGCCCATCTTGCCAGTTTTTACCTTCGCACCGCCCTTGATCAATCGACCGAAGGCGTGATGATCCTTCAACCTGCCCACGATGAAGTGGTTGGCCCCAAGGTCATCTTCAGCAACTCCCGCATGGCGATGCTTTCCGGAGCCGATCCGCGATCAGGCATGCGTGGCACCTTGTTGAAGGACCTTCTCCCCGGCGATGCTGAATACGCCGACCTTCTCGAAGCCCTCCATCAAGCCGACCGCCAGGGCGGTGCCGGTCAATGGGTGGGCGATCTTCGCACCTGCTACGGTCAGCGCACCCAACGCTGCCATTGGCGCATCCGTGCCGTGCAGAACGACTTCGGTCGCCTGCAAAATTACACCCTCACCGTTACTCCCGCCAAGCCAGAGCCGACAGCGACCGCAGCCCTTCAATCATCGTCCAATAACGAAGCCCAGGACGCACGGCGCATGCGCAACGACAACCTCGCGACCATGTCGCAAGGCGTGCTGCATGACCTTAACAACCTGCTCGGCATCATCATGACCAATCTGTCGGCCGTCTCCCAATGGGGCGAAGGCAACGAGCAGGCCGCGCACCACGTTCAGGAAGCCCTTGATGCCGCCGCGCAGGCCCGCGAATTCACCACCCAAACCCTGCGCATGGCCAAGGACGTGCCCGCCACCCGCGAACCGCTTGAGCTCGCCCAGATTGTGCGCGAAGCCACGCGCATTGCCCAGAGTGGCAGCGGCGTCAAACTCCACATGCATGTCCCCAAAGACCTGTGGTGGACCGTGGCTGATCGATCCAGTCTCGCTCAAGTGGTGCAAAATCTGGTCATCAACGGCATCCAGGCCATGAACAACAGCGGCTCGATGGACGTCGGTGCCCGCAACGTCATGGTCCCCCAAGGCCACAGCCTGCTGCAACCCGGTCCTTATGTCGAAGTGCTGGTGCGTGATCGCGGCTGCGGCATGCCACCCGACCTGCTCACCCGGGTCATGCACGAACCTTTTACCACCAAGGCTCAAGGCAACGGCATCGGACTCACCACCTGCCGACGCGTCATTGAAGAGCACGGCGGCAAGATGCACATCTCGTCCATGAGCGGCATCGGGACCGAAGTCCATTTCTGGCTTCCCGCCAGCAATCCGCTGCTTGCGCCAGTCGAAACCATTCAGGAAAAAAACGAACTGATCCGCGGCACCGGTTCCGTGCTGGTCGTCGACGATGAAGATCGCCTGCGCCAGGTCATCGTCACCGTGCTGAAGCAATGTGGTTATCGGGTCTACGAAGCCCCCGGCGGCAGCGAAGCGGTCGACCTCTACCGCAACCTCATGCGTCAGGGACAGGAGATTGATCTCGTCATCATGGACCTCACCCTCAAAGGCGGACTCAGCGGTGAAGAATCCATGCGTGGCATCCGCAGCCTCAACACCTCCGCCAAAGTCATCGCCTCCAGTGGTGGCCTTGTTGAAGAGACTCGCGAACACTACCTGCAACTCGGCTTCTGCGACATCCTCCCCAAACCTTATCTGGCTCCCGATGTCGCCGCTCTGGTGCATCATCACATCCTGCAGATCCATCACGCCGCCCCGCAATCTCAGTCGCGGGCAGCCTGA
- a CDS encoding LOG family protein, with protein MSKVRLSGTVLGAEDPGRASRARLLYLLFAGGWDIYNSNGDQRITLSNIERKIIESDAFVFTPGATLEDMFKAISIFVGFQTLDRNLSGKPTVILNGDFSWDPLFAVLAHLRKMGTIKQDYRDFLLTVESPEAVLETLEIVKSQGIPDVGRHKIGESQAGTFETPIPDDYIGNACVFCSATLEDPLYLADGEALGRLLAENKIGCVSGAGKSGIMGAVVKGSVEAGGWTGGSNVPHIIELEGLPDGLSSFWLRPDIYTRMEVMIENSNAFVIFPGGAGTVQELLALMIFKHQKNPLMLGKPVVIFNRASSNGLRFWDPLIELLGTMSQPGDFVVANTLEEILPAIQTGMRNPDALAA; from the coding sequence ATGTCCAAAGTAAGACTGTCAGGAACTGTTCTCGGTGCCGAAGACCCAGGTCGCGCATCACGTGCCCGCCTCCTCTATCTCCTGTTTGCAGGTGGATGGGACATCTACAATTCCAACGGCGACCAGCGCATCACGCTGTCGAACATCGAACGAAAAATCATCGAATCCGACGCCTTTGTGTTCACTCCAGGCGCCACACTGGAGGACATGTTTAAGGCGATCTCCATCTTTGTGGGTTTTCAGACGCTCGACCGCAACCTGAGCGGCAAACCCACCGTCATCCTCAACGGCGACTTTTCCTGGGACCCCTTGTTCGCCGTCCTTGCCCACCTTCGCAAGATGGGAACCATCAAACAAGACTACCGCGACTTCCTGCTCACCGTGGAATCACCGGAAGCCGTTTTGGAAACCCTGGAGATCGTCAAATCCCAAGGCATCCCCGACGTCGGCCGACACAAAATCGGCGAAAGTCAGGCCGGCACCTTTGAAACTCCGATCCCCGACGACTACATCGGCAACGCCTGCGTCTTCTGTTCCGCCACCCTGGAAGATCCCTTGTATCTTGCCGATGGCGAAGCTCTGGGACGCCTTCTTGCCGAGAACAAAATCGGTTGTGTCTCCGGAGCCGGCAAATCCGGCATCATGGGTGCCGTGGTCAAAGGCTCCGTCGAAGCAGGCGGCTGGACCGGCGGCTCCAACGTTCCCCACATCATCGAACTCGAAGGCCTGCCCGATGGACTCTCCAGCTTCTGGCTGCGTCCCGACATCTACACCCGGATGGAGGTCATGATCGAAAACTCCAACGCCTTTGTCATCTTCCCCGGCGGTGCCGGCACTGTGCAGGAGCTTCTTGCCCTGATGATCTTCAAACATCAGAAAAACCCGCTGATGCTCGGCAAACCCGTCGTCATCTTCAACCGCGCCAGCTCCAACGGCCTGCGCTTCTGGGACCCCCTCATCGAACTCCTCGGAACCATGTCCCAACCCGGCGATTTCGTCGTCGCCAACACCCTGGAAGAAATCCTCCCCGCCATTCAAACCGGCATGCGCAATCCCGACGCGCTGGCGGCGTGA
- a CDS encoding potassium channel family protein, translated as MALRKLYFGLGLFVFIILASTFGYWLAGWPWLDALYMVVITVFGVGFGEVRPIDTVGLRVFTMLVIVADSTAVVYIIGSIVRIITEGEIRRSLGMIKMKRSIEELQSHAILCGYGRIGQILAKELAASKHPFVVVDIDAERLAAAEALGYLTLRGSAMEEECLISAGIERAKVLATVLPQDTLNVFITLTARNLNRSIRIMARGEQPSTEKKLRQAGADEVVLPSSIGAHRFANSIIRPSVMQFLGDPKGLVGQELKYLGLEVDELSIQHDASFEGMKIRDIQQKTKNSFLVVALKCADGRIMRDHFADHHMVEGDAMIVLGRSADMNTSLSKASGVERNELL; from the coding sequence ATGGCGTTACGCAAACTTTACTTCGGTCTTGGCCTCTTCGTTTTTATCATTCTGGCCTCCACCTTCGGCTACTGGCTGGCGGGTTGGCCATGGCTGGATGCCCTCTACATGGTGGTTATCACGGTTTTTGGGGTCGGATTTGGTGAGGTGCGACCCATTGATACCGTCGGGCTTAGGGTATTTACCATGCTGGTCATCGTGGCGGATTCCACGGCCGTTGTTTACATCATTGGCAGCATTGTCCGCATCATCACGGAGGGTGAAATCAGGCGCAGCCTTGGCATGATCAAAATGAAACGCAGCATCGAAGAGTTACAATCGCACGCCATCCTTTGCGGTTATGGGCGCATTGGTCAAATTCTCGCGAAGGAGCTCGCGGCGAGCAAACATCCGTTTGTGGTTGTGGACATTGATGCGGAGCGGCTGGCAGCTGCGGAAGCGCTTGGCTATCTGACCTTGCGTGGCAGCGCGATGGAGGAAGAATGCCTCATCAGCGCGGGGATCGAGCGGGCCAAGGTGCTGGCCACGGTGTTGCCTCAAGATACGCTGAATGTCTTCATCACACTGACCGCCCGCAATCTCAATCGGTCCATTCGGATCATGGCAAGAGGGGAACAACCTTCGACAGAGAAGAAGCTGCGCCAGGCGGGGGCGGACGAAGTGGTGTTGCCTTCGTCGATCGGTGCGCATCGGTTTGCCAACAGTATCATCCGACCGTCGGTGATGCAGTTTCTTGGTGATCCCAAAGGTCTTGTGGGGCAGGAGTTGAAATACCTCGGGTTGGAAGTCGATGAGCTGTCCATTCAGCACGATGCGAGTTTCGAGGGAATGAAAATCCGGGACATTCAACAAAAGACCAAAAACTCTTTTTTGGTAGTGGCGCTGAAGTGTGCCGACGGCAGGATCATGCGTGATCATTTTGCCGATCACCACATGGTCGAGGGAGATGCGATGATCGTTTTAGGACGATCCGCCGATATGAACACCTCGTTGAGCAAAGCGAGTGGCGTCGAACGCAACGAACTGCTCTGA
- a CDS encoding zinc ribbon domain-containing protein YjdM, whose translation MSEPSCPMCEMTELLTLADHYECVTCGHEWPLVAETDAEVPAGDRVVKDAYGNVLADGDVVAMIKDLQLKGSSQVLKIGTKSKGIKLVDGDHEISCRMDGLMIGLKACFVKKVLN comes from the coding sequence ATGAGCGAACCCTCCTGTCCGATGTGTGAAATGACCGAACTGTTGACTCTGGCCGACCACTATGAATGCGTCACCTGCGGTCATGAATGGCCGCTTGTGGCGGAGACCGACGCTGAAGTGCCTGCGGGTGATCGGGTCGTCAAAGATGCTTATGGCAATGTGCTGGCGGATGGCGATGTTGTTGCCATGATAAAAGACCTCCAGTTGAAGGGTTCTTCGCAGGTGCTTAAAATCGGCACGAAATCAAAAGGGATCAAGCTGGTCGATGGCGATCACGAAATCTCCTGCAGGATGGACGGATTGATGATTGGTTTGAAGGCGTGTTTCGTAAAAAAGGTGCTCAACTAG
- a CDS encoding polysaccharide lyase 6 family protein, translated as MRFVFVLLIGLVAGPWASASAKELRVANPAALEKAIRAAEAGDVISLNEGEWRDVEIVFTGKGTEAAPITLKAATPGKAVLTGASTLRIGGEHLVVEGLLFKDPDNRVGDLILFRKDSKLLANHCRMTQCAVINTQPAEGAADCRWVGIYGAGNRVDHCSFQGKTGKGTTLVVWLGNEGEGDGRHRIDHNYFGPREKLGKNGGETIRIGDSKTSMLSAECVVERNLFEKCNGEVECISNKSCDNVYRENTFLEVGGTLTLRHGNRCTVEKNVFIGNQANGTGGVRIIGEDHVVRGNYLENLTGDDARAGICFMMGIPESPAHRYFQVKRARIEDNVLVNCKHSILIGLSDDKNGVLPPVETLIIGNRISAPGQVIVEARCSLSGIEWRKNQFAGKELGIPATEGIEGVEPQIVRLEPLKATDVGVRW; from the coding sequence ATGCGTTTCGTCTTCGTTTTGTTGATTGGTTTGGTGGCGGGGCCATGGGCATCGGCGTCGGCGAAAGAGCTGCGGGTTGCCAATCCGGCTGCGCTGGAGAAGGCGATTCGAGCGGCGGAGGCGGGTGACGTTATTAGTTTGAACGAAGGGGAATGGCGGGATGTGGAGATCGTTTTCACTGGGAAGGGAACGGAGGCGGCGCCGATCACCTTGAAGGCGGCAACACCCGGAAAAGCGGTATTAACCGGCGCCAGCACTTTGCGCATCGGCGGAGAACATCTGGTGGTGGAGGGTTTGCTATTTAAAGATCCCGACAATCGCGTGGGAGATTTGATTCTGTTCCGCAAAGACTCAAAATTGCTGGCCAACCATTGTCGGATGACGCAGTGCGCGGTCATCAATACCCAACCAGCGGAAGGGGCGGCGGATTGTCGTTGGGTTGGGATCTATGGGGCGGGCAATCGCGTCGACCATTGCAGCTTTCAAGGCAAGACGGGGAAGGGCACGACCTTGGTGGTCTGGCTGGGGAACGAAGGCGAAGGGGATGGGCGGCATCGCATCGACCACAACTACTTTGGTCCACGTGAAAAACTGGGCAAGAACGGTGGTGAAACCATTCGCATTGGCGACAGCAAAACCTCCATGCTCAGCGCCGAGTGCGTGGTCGAGCGCAACCTGTTTGAGAAATGCAATGGCGAGGTGGAATGCATCTCCAACAAATCTTGCGACAACGTTTATCGCGAGAACACCTTTCTGGAAGTGGGTGGCACGCTCACCCTGCGTCATGGCAATCGATGCACCGTGGAGAAAAATGTGTTTATCGGGAATCAGGCCAATGGCACTGGCGGTGTTCGGATCATTGGCGAGGATCATGTGGTGCGTGGCAACTACCTTGAAAATCTCACGGGCGATGATGCGCGTGCCGGTATCTGTTTCATGATGGGCATTCCCGAGTCGCCCGCGCATCGTTATTTCCAAGTCAAGCGCGCGCGGATTGAAGACAACGTTTTGGTGAACTGCAAACACTCGATTTTGATCGGGCTCAGTGATGACAAAAACGGGGTTTTGCCACCGGTGGAAACCCTCATCATTGGCAATCGGATTTCTGCCCCCGGGCAGGTCATCGTGGAAGCTCGATGCTCGCTTTCAGGGATCGAATGGAGAAAGAATCAGTTTGCCGGAAAGGAACTGGGGATACCTGCCACCGAAGGTATTGAAGGGGTGGAGCCTCAGATCGTGAGACTCGAACCTTTGAAGGCAACTGATGTCGGGGTGAGGTGGTGA
- a CDS encoding helix-turn-helix domain-containing protein gives MKTKYEDFDVLIPNFEGTDIAERIKVIIPLRFDEETGDWVLTEEAHEIIESTKARHMGLLLPEQFKLLRKRLNLSQKEMGELFQVGEKSWTRWESGNQRPSRVISLLIKGVFEGAIPVNYLLKQAGKQPISDCGFESNRWWEILSSMDSESNANWPFIRDRSDTAILGIGLQENSRNASCNAIHGFTKWVPKLEMILCYSNEQKNYTAEVS, from the coding sequence ATGAAGACGAAATACGAAGATTTTGATGTGCTGATTCCAAATTTTGAAGGAACGGACATCGCCGAACGCATAAAAGTAATAATCCCTCTTCGGTTTGACGAGGAAACTGGGGATTGGGTTCTGACCGAAGAGGCACATGAAATTATCGAAAGCACTAAGGCACGTCACATGGGGCTTTTATTGCCTGAGCAATTTAAGTTGTTGCGCAAACGATTGAATCTCAGCCAAAAAGAAATGGGGGAGCTCTTCCAAGTAGGGGAGAAGAGCTGGACGCGTTGGGAGTCAGGCAACCAACGACCCAGTAGGGTAATTAGCCTTCTTATAAAAGGTGTTTTTGAGGGGGCCATTCCAGTCAACTACCTACTAAAACAGGCGGGCAAACAGCCAATATCAGATTGTGGATTTGAATCTAATCGATGGTGGGAAATACTCTCTTCTATGGACTCAGAGTCGAATGCAAACTGGCCGTTTATACGAGATAGATCTGATACAGCTATTCTCGGAATTGGGCTCCAAGAAAACTCAAGAAATGCTTCTTGTAATGCCATACACGGTTTCACTAAATGGGTTCCAAAATTAGAAATGATTTTGTGTTACAGCAATGAACAAAAAAATTATACTGCTGAAGTGTCATGA
- a CDS encoding phthiotriol/phenolphthiotriol dimycocerosates methyltransferase, with protein MSLLEHLFAIGRIRKTLWAWWYPFLTRRLRSDDILFLNYAFETDPPVGLALDPEDEPNRACIQLYHHVASAIDLSGKEVLEVSCGHGGGASWITRTKHPQSYTGLDLNPEGVRFCQKRHAVTGLTFVQGDAQKLPFADQSMDAVINVEASHCYPDFPTFLNEVARVLRPGGHFLYADFRFGDGFDVWQKAVNSAPLEIVNQRDISSEVLRGMDANAASSLALVQKRLPKLLHDLGRDFAGVPGSRVYEALRSGELSYRSWCFRKPDHSQDG; from the coding sequence ATGTCCCTCCTCGAACATCTCTTCGCCATTGGCCGCATCCGCAAAACCCTTTGGGCCTGGTGGTATCCGTTTCTCACCCGCCGCCTGCGCAGCGACGACATCCTGTTCCTCAACTACGCGTTTGAAACCGATCCTCCCGTGGGCCTAGCGTTGGACCCCGAGGATGAACCCAATCGCGCCTGCATCCAGCTCTATCATCACGTCGCTTCGGCCATCGATCTGAGTGGCAAGGAGGTGCTGGAAGTCAGTTGCGGCCATGGAGGAGGCGCTTCGTGGATCACCCGGACCAAACACCCCCAATCCTACACCGGGCTCGATCTCAATCCCGAAGGCGTGCGCTTCTGCCAGAAACGTCATGCGGTGACCGGACTTACCTTCGTTCAAGGCGATGCCCAAAAGCTGCCGTTTGCCGATCAGTCGATGGATGCGGTCATCAATGTCGAAGCGTCCCACTGCTACCCCGACTTCCCGACCTTCCTCAACGAAGTGGCGCGTGTGCTGCGTCCCGGTGGCCATTTTCTGTATGCCGACTTCCGCTTCGGCGACGGCTTCGATGTTTGGCAAAAAGCCGTCAACTCTGCACCTCTTGAAATCGTGAACCAACGCGACATCAGTTCCGAAGTCTTAAGAGGCATGGATGCCAATGCCGCCAGCAGTCTCGCCCTGGTGCAAAAACGCCTTCCAAAACTTTTGCACGATCTCGGTCGCGACTTCGCCGGCGTGCCGGGATCACGCGTGTATGAGGCCCTGCGATCAGGCGAACTGTCCTACCGCTCCTGGTGCTTCCGCAAACCCGACCATTCCCAAGATGGCTGA
- a CDS encoding ferritin-like domain-containing protein — protein sequence MNTTANTPDAKDVRGVLDNLIEISKDGQEGYRLASEHATDPALKQAFSERSASRARFVSQLQDLQTRYGTSDPQDSGSVSGSLHRAWLQIRSTVARREDQAILEEAERGEDAAVAAYREALTHQPPLPADAVTTVQAQAAEVKEDHDFVRDLRDSGRFEVKTNS from the coding sequence ATGAATACTACTGCCAATACCCCAGATGCGAAAGATGTGCGCGGAGTCCTCGACAACCTGATCGAGATCAGCAAAGACGGCCAGGAAGGTTATCGGCTCGCGTCGGAGCATGCCACTGACCCTGCCTTGAAACAGGCGTTCTCCGAGCGCAGTGCTTCCCGTGCCCGTTTCGTGAGCCAGTTGCAGGATTTGCAGACGAGATACGGAACGAGTGATCCACAGGACAGCGGTTCCGTTAGTGGAAGCCTGCATCGTGCCTGGCTGCAGATTCGCTCGACGGTGGCCCGTCGCGAAGATCAGGCCATTCTTGAAGAAGCCGAGCGTGGTGAGGATGCAGCCGTTGCCGCCTATCGTGAAGCACTCACGCATCAACCACCCCTTCCTGCCGATGCGGTGACCACGGTCCAGGCCCAAGCCGCGGAAGTGAAGGAAGATCATGATTTTGTGCGTGATCTGCGTGACAGCGGACGGTTCGAGGTGAAAACGAATTCGTAA
- a CDS encoding SDR family oxidoreductase, translating into MTASSNKTAIVTGSSRGIGAAIARRLAADGFNLVINYAGRAADAARVVNEIESAGGQAIAIQADVSNVSEVTAMFDQTEQTYGGIDVIINNAGVMQPGLVPLADIDDAWFDRLFSINVKGTFNTLRLAATRLRQGGRIVNFSSSVIGLALPGYAAYGATKAAVEMMTNIFAKELRGREITVNAVAPGPTATDLFLNGKTPEQIAGMAKLAPLERLGSPDDIAGVVSFLVGPDGTWVNGQTIRANGGMV; encoded by the coding sequence ATGACTGCCAGCTCAAACAAAACCGCCATCGTCACTGGATCGTCACGCGGCATCGGTGCTGCCATTGCCAGACGCCTTGCCGCCGATGGATTTAATCTGGTCATCAACTACGCCGGACGCGCTGCCGATGCCGCCCGGGTCGTCAACGAGATCGAATCCGCCGGAGGACAAGCCATCGCCATTCAAGCCGATGTCTCCAACGTGTCGGAAGTCACTGCCATGTTTGATCAGACCGAACAAACCTACGGCGGCATCGACGTGATCATCAACAATGCCGGGGTCATGCAACCTGGACTCGTTCCCCTCGCCGACATCGATGACGCGTGGTTTGATCGCCTCTTCTCCATCAACGTCAAAGGCACTTTCAACACCCTTCGCCTCGCCGCCACACGACTCCGCCAAGGTGGACGCATCGTGAACTTTTCGAGCAGCGTGATCGGGCTTGCCCTGCCTGGATACGCGGCTTACGGCGCAACCAAGGCAGCGGTGGAAATGATGACCAATATCTTCGCCAAGGAACTCCGAGGTCGGGAAATCACCGTCAACGCCGTGGCTCCCGGTCCGACCGCCACCGACCTTTTCCTGAATGGCAAAACGCCCGAACAAATCGCTGGCATGGCAAAACTCGCCCCGCTTGAACGCCTCGGCAGCCCCGACGATATCGCCGGTGTGGTGTCCTTCCTCGTTGGTCCTGATGGAACATGGGTGAACGGACAAACGATCCGCGCCAACGGTGGCATGGTTTAA
- a CDS encoding Y-family DNA polymerase gives MVDHRILFIDFNSYFASVEQQMRPELRGRPVAVVPVITDSTCAIAASYEAKAFGVKTGTRIGDAKKMCPGLVCVLAQHDAYVHFHGKLKKEIDRHIPILRVESIDEMSCELYGRFHEESAAVELAQAIKAGIAENVGVCLTSSIGISTNRFLAKVASDMVKPNGITVLHPSQMPDRLNGLKLRDLPGIGRNMETRLYAKGITTIWQLWHCAPKQAGGLWGSVEGERFWHALHGREVERAETVRRMITHSHVLGPVDRPLARAENVGRRLLLKAASRMRKLNMKATHLDISVRVERGERLEGSVRFSPVCDSFALLKIFGELWAKVVRDRPAHLKKVSLALHGLVPVEAAEQLSLFPAENGVDARSPQQRELRERLSQVLDNVTQRFGRDALTLGLTESDGSSFTGTKIAFNRIPETSDFEQWQEKEARREATGPL, from the coding sequence ATGGTGGATCACCGCATTCTGTTCATTGATTTCAACTCGTATTTTGCCTCGGTGGAGCAGCAGATGCGGCCGGAATTGCGTGGTCGGCCGGTGGCGGTGGTGCCGGTGATCACCGATTCGACCTGTGCGATTGCGGCGAGTTATGAGGCGAAGGCGTTTGGAGTGAAGACGGGGACGCGGATCGGGGATGCGAAGAAGATGTGTCCGGGGTTGGTGTGTGTGCTGGCGCAGCATGACGCTTATGTGCATTTTCACGGGAAACTGAAGAAGGAGATCGACCGGCACATTCCCATTTTGCGGGTGGAGTCGATTGATGAGATGTCCTGCGAGCTGTATGGCCGCTTTCACGAGGAATCGGCGGCAGTGGAACTTGCCCAAGCCATCAAGGCGGGTATCGCGGAAAATGTGGGGGTGTGTTTGACGAGTTCGATTGGGATTTCGACGAACCGGTTTCTGGCGAAGGTGGCCAGTGACATGGTGAAACCCAACGGCATCACGGTGTTGCATCCGAGTCAGATGCCGGATCGCTTGAATGGGCTGAAACTGCGGGACCTGCCGGGCATCGGACGCAACATGGAGACGCGTCTTTATGCCAAGGGGATCACGACGATCTGGCAGCTCTGGCATTGTGCGCCGAAACAGGCGGGCGGCTTGTGGGGCAGCGTTGAGGGCGAGCGTTTCTGGCATGCCTTGCACGGCAGGGAAGTGGAGCGTGCGGAGACGGTGCGTCGGATGATCACGCACAGTCATGTGCTGGGTCCGGTGGATCGTCCGTTGGCGAGGGCGGAGAATGTGGGTCGGCGTTTGTTGTTGAAGGCGGCCAGTCGCATGCGGAAGTTGAACATGAAGGCAACGCATCTGGACATCAGCGTGCGTGTTGAGCGTGGGGAGAGATTGGAGGGGAGTGTCCGGTTCTCGCCCGTGTGTGACAGCTTTGCGTTGTTGAAGATTTTTGGGGAATTGTGGGCGAAGGTGGTGCGGGATCGGCCTGCGCATTTGAAGAAGGTTAGCCTGGCTTTGCATGGGTTGGTCCCGGTGGAGGCGGCGGAGCAGTTGAGCTTGTTTCCGGCGGAGAACGGGGTGGATGCCAGAAGTCCGCAGCAGCGGGAGTTGCGGGAGCGGTTGTCGCAGGTGTTGGATAACGTGACTCAACGGTTTGGTCGTGATGCGTTGACGTTGGGTCTGACGGAGTCCGATGGCAGCAGTTTTACCGGGACGAAGATTGCGTTTAATCGGATCCCGGAGACGTCCGATTTTGAGCAATGGCAGGAGAAGGAGGCAAGGCGGGAGGCAACGGGTCCGCTTTGA
- a CDS encoding SGNH/GDSL hydrolase family protein translates to MVVHVHAQSIPKPFTMVVFGDSITAGGALPADQRGQLWVKLVEAASAGDLKLINEGKGGRPTNSLKEFEEVLQRHPRPDALVIALGMNDSRDITDACVPKAATHISSMIEKARQTYGAEFPIMLIGPTNINKTALGPTKPIGDQREGKLKELGQAFADLANETGCDFMSLFGVVPDYALLKDGVHPDGEGNVAMAKVLAPALQAWAVKMSGEP, encoded by the coding sequence ATGGTTGTTCACGTCCACGCACAATCGATTCCGAAGCCGTTCACCATGGTGGTGTTTGGTGACTCCATCACCGCAGGTGGCGCGTTGCCAGCGGACCAACGTGGGCAGCTTTGGGTGAAATTGGTGGAAGCGGCATCGGCTGGTGATTTGAAATTGATCAACGAAGGCAAGGGAGGACGTCCGACGAATTCGTTGAAGGAGTTTGAGGAGGTGTTACAGCGACACCCCAGGCCTGACGCCCTGGTGATTGCGTTGGGCATGAATGATTCGAGAGACATCACTGATGCTTGTGTGCCCAAAGCCGCGACTCACATCAGCAGTATGATCGAGAAAGCCCGCCAGACCTACGGAGCAGAGTTTCCCATCATGCTGATCGGGCCGACCAATATCAACAAGACGGCGCTTGGTCCGACAAAGCCAATCGGAGATCAGCGCGAGGGCAAACTCAAGGAACTCGGTCAGGCGTTTGCTGATCTCGCCAACGAAACGGGCTGTGATTTCATGAGTTTGTTCGGTGTGGTGCCTGATTATGCCCTGTTGAAAGATGGGGTTCATCCGGATGGCGAAGGGAACGTGGCCATGGCGAAGGTGCTCGCTCCGGCTTTGCAAGCTTGGGCGGTGAAGATGAGTGGTGAGCCATGA